One genomic region from Ornithinicoccus hortensis encodes:
- a CDS encoding alpha/beta fold hydrolase, whose translation MIETDRNKLLGIGAGVAAAGLATVAGVAIDRLWRDREHAVALGTDEDFTVEPTSTAVVVADDGVPLHVEIDEPDEPVPGRPTIVLGHGYTLDLRCWVYQRRMLHEAGYRVVVWDKRGHGSSGTGEPSHNTVEQVGSDLHRLVDEVVPEGDLVLVGHSMGGMAIMALAEADPQLFRERVVGVALVSTSAGGLERVTWGMGKLLGGVVNRLGPVAMSTMAGRQEVVDSVMRGGRQLQEFLVDRGSFASPVPLSVVRLTADMIFGTTMEVMASYTPALNRHDKRAALANLDGVEVLVLNGDKDILTSTEHSDEIVELLPGADHVVVADAGHIIMLEHPQVVGEQILALARRAERAAVTPAPAASRATRGSRRRVTDLDKQRRDRATRPTRRRAQPRRTDA comes from the coding sequence GTGATCGAGACGGATCGCAACAAGCTGTTGGGGATCGGCGCCGGAGTCGCGGCGGCCGGCCTGGCCACGGTGGCGGGGGTGGCCATCGACCGCCTCTGGCGGGACCGGGAGCACGCGGTCGCGCTCGGCACCGACGAGGACTTCACCGTGGAGCCGACGAGCACGGCCGTGGTGGTCGCCGACGACGGCGTGCCGCTGCACGTGGAGATCGACGAGCCGGACGAACCGGTACCCGGCCGGCCGACCATCGTCCTCGGGCACGGCTACACGCTGGACCTGCGGTGCTGGGTCTACCAGCGGCGGATGCTGCACGAGGCCGGCTACCGGGTCGTGGTGTGGGACAAGCGCGGGCACGGGTCGTCCGGCACGGGCGAGCCGTCGCACAACACGGTGGAGCAGGTCGGGTCCGACCTGCACCGGCTGGTCGACGAGGTCGTCCCGGAGGGTGACCTGGTCCTCGTGGGGCACTCGATGGGTGGGATGGCGATCATGGCCCTCGCCGAGGCGGACCCCCAGCTGTTCCGCGAGCGGGTGGTCGGCGTGGCGCTCGTCTCGACCAGCGCCGGTGGGCTGGAGCGGGTCACCTGGGGCATGGGCAAGCTGCTCGGCGGGGTGGTGAACCGGCTCGGCCCGGTGGCGATGTCGACCATGGCCGGCCGGCAGGAGGTCGTCGACTCGGTGATGCGCGGCGGGCGGCAGCTCCAGGAGTTCCTGGTCGACCGGGGCTCGTTCGCCTCGCCGGTGCCGTTGTCTGTGGTGCGGCTCACCGCCGACATGATCTTCGGCACCACCATGGAGGTGATGGCCTCCTACACCCCCGCCCTGAACCGGCACGACAAGCGGGCGGCGCTGGCCAACCTGGACGGGGTGGAGGTGCTGGTGCTCAACGGGGACAAGGACATCCTGACCTCGACCGAGCACAGCGACGAGATCGTGGAGCTGCTGCCGGGTGCCGACCACGTGGTGGTGGCCGACGCCGGGCACATCATCATGCTGGAGCACCCCCAGGTCGTCGGCGAGCAGATCCTGGCCCTGGCCCGGCGCGCCGAGCGGGCCGCCGTCACCCCGGCGCCGGCGGCCTCGCGGGCGACCCGTGGGTCCCGGCGCAGGGTCACCGACCTGGACAAGCAGCGCCGCGACCGGGCCACCCGCCCGACGAGGCGCCGGGCGCAGCCGCGGCGCACGGACGCGTGA
- a CDS encoding amino acid ABC transporter permease: MSQTPAGPEAGAEERPGRIDAVPVRHPGRWLGVAIISVLVAMFVNMLITNEKFNWPFVFESMFKPPVINGLLMGTLVVTALAMLIGVTLGVLLAVMRLSPNPVLSGVAFAFVWFFRGVPRLVLLTIMGSLGILFIGGLDIGIPFDQQILGLFGIDGDWRFLTLDANQVFVGVAGGAIGLGLSEAAYMAEIARAGILSVDSGQTEAAEALGMDGSTTMRRIVLPQAMRVIVPPTGNELISMVKDTSLLIGVPVSTELFFQLRSIGSRTYEVFPVLVAACIWYLIIGSILMVGQYYLERYFNRGYGARRDAAPVAANDTAEGV; this comes from the coding sequence ATGAGTCAGACCCCTGCCGGCCCCGAGGCGGGGGCCGAGGAACGACCGGGGCGGATCGACGCCGTCCCGGTCCGCCACCCCGGGCGGTGGCTCGGCGTGGCGATCATCAGCGTGCTGGTGGCGATGTTCGTCAACATGCTGATCACCAACGAGAAGTTCAACTGGCCGTTCGTCTTCGAGTCGATGTTCAAGCCGCCGGTGATCAACGGCCTGCTGATGGGCACCCTGGTGGTCACCGCCCTGGCCATGCTCATCGGCGTGACGCTGGGCGTCCTGCTGGCCGTGATGCGGTTGTCCCCCAACCCGGTGCTCTCCGGCGTGGCGTTCGCGTTCGTCTGGTTCTTCCGCGGGGTGCCCCGCCTGGTGCTGCTCACCATCATGGGCAGCCTGGGCATCCTGTTCATCGGCGGCCTGGACATCGGCATCCCGTTCGACCAGCAGATCCTCGGCCTGTTCGGGATCGATGGTGACTGGCGCTTCCTGACCCTGGACGCCAACCAGGTCTTCGTCGGGGTCGCCGGCGGCGCGATCGGCCTGGGCCTGTCCGAGGCCGCCTACATGGCCGAGATCGCCCGGGCGGGGATCCTGTCCGTCGATAGCGGCCAGACGGAGGCCGCCGAGGCGCTGGGCATGGACGGCAGCACCACCATGCGGCGGATCGTGCTCCCCCAGGCGATGCGGGTGATCGTGCCCCCGACCGGCAACGAGCTGATCTCGATGGTCAAGGACACCTCCCTGCTGATCGGCGTGCCGGTCAGCACCGAGTTGTTCTTCCAGCTCAGGTCCATCGGGTCGCGCACCTACGAGGTCTTCCCGGTGCTCGTGGCCGCCTGCATCTGGTACCTGATCATCGGCAGCATCCTGATGGTCGGTCAGTACTACCTGGAGCGCTACTTCAACCGTGGCTACGGCGCCCGCCGCGACGCCGCGCCGGTAGCGGCCAACGACACGGCGGAGGGAGTGTGA
- a CDS encoding ABC transporter substrate-binding protein produces the protein MTRRTTKSATRSLIAVAALGLVLASCGSDEGDPGDAGGGDSSAGEEGAGGGTTVEADEELAAMVPEDIAEAGVLRVGTDASYAPNEFFDEDGSTIVGFDVDLFDAVAAKLGLETQWENSSFDTIIVGVSSDKYDVGVSSFTINEDRKTQVNMISYYNAGTQWAVATGNPDGVDPDDACGLIVAVQTGTVQEEDDLPVRQEACGDNPFTVQSYEGQDEATSALVTGKAQAMLADSPIIGYAVSQTNGQIEAVGEVYDAAPYGYVAPLEDTDLADALAAALTSLEEDGTYGEILAEWGVEDGAIDDFAVNP, from the coding sequence ATGACCCGGCGAACCACCAAGAGCGCGACCCGCTCCCTGATCGCAGTGGCGGCCCTCGGGCTCGTACTCGCCTCGTGCGGGTCCGACGAGGGCGACCCCGGGGATGCCGGGGGTGGCGACAGCAGCGCCGGTGAGGAGGGCGCGGGTGGCGGCACGACGGTCGAGGCCGACGAGGAGCTGGCCGCCATGGTGCCCGAGGACATCGCCGAGGCCGGGGTGCTCCGGGTCGGCACGGACGCGTCCTACGCGCCCAACGAGTTCTTCGACGAGGACGGCTCCACCATCGTGGGCTTCGACGTCGACCTGTTCGACGCCGTCGCGGCCAAGCTCGGCCTGGAGACGCAGTGGGAGAACTCCTCCTTCGACACGATCATCGTGGGCGTCTCCAGCGACAAGTACGACGTGGGCGTCTCCAGCTTCACGATCAACGAGGACCGCAAGACGCAGGTCAACATGATCAGCTACTACAACGCGGGCACCCAGTGGGCGGTGGCGACCGGCAACCCCGACGGCGTCGACCCCGACGACGCGTGCGGGCTGATCGTCGCCGTGCAGACGGGCACCGTCCAGGAGGAGGACGACCTGCCGGTCCGGCAGGAGGCCTGCGGCGACAACCCGTTCACCGTCCAGTCCTACGAGGGCCAGGACGAGGCGACTTCCGCGCTGGTGACCGGCAAGGCACAGGCGATGCTGGCCGACTCCCCCATCATCGGCTACGCGGTCTCCCAGACAAACGGCCAGATCGAGGCGGTCGGTGAGGTCTACGACGCCGCCCCCTACGGCTATGTGGCACCGCTGGAGGACACCGACCTCGCCGATGCCCTCGCCGCGGCCCTGACCTCCCTGGAGGAGGACGGCACCTACGGCGAGATCCTCGCCGAGTGGGGTGTCGAGGACGGCGCGATCGACGACTTCGCCGTCAACCCCTGA
- the pheA gene encoding prephenate dehydratase: MSEQQAPRRIGYLGPAGTFTQQALRRLYPDAEETWAAPGVEAALDGLRSGEVDRAVVPFENSIEGGVSSTLDQLIHGLPLVITRETHIAVEFALVVREGTTREDIRRVSTHPVAMAQTREWVARNLPGVELIPESSTARAAALVGAEVYDAAISAALAAEVHGLVVLEDGIADHRGAVTRFVELARGDVPPPPPTGADTTTMVAFIRDNRPGALLELLEQFAVRDIDLFRLESRPTGQGIGKYCFTIEAVGHIAEPRLAEALVGLKRTCAQVRFLGSYPRADGVVQPVADEAGPTAYREAQDWVTRLQGRA, encoded by the coding sequence GTGAGCGAGCAGCAGGCACCGCGGCGGATCGGCTACCTGGGTCCGGCGGGGACCTTCACCCAGCAGGCGCTGCGCCGGTTGTATCCCGACGCCGAGGAAACCTGGGCCGCCCCGGGTGTCGAGGCGGCCCTCGACGGGTTGCGGTCGGGGGAGGTGGACCGGGCCGTGGTGCCGTTCGAGAACTCCATCGAGGGTGGGGTGTCCTCCACCCTGGACCAGTTGATCCACGGCCTGCCGCTGGTGATCACCCGGGAGACGCACATCGCCGTCGAGTTCGCCCTCGTGGTCCGGGAGGGGACCACCCGCGAGGATATCCGGCGGGTCTCCACCCACCCGGTCGCCATGGCGCAGACCCGCGAGTGGGTCGCCCGGAACCTCCCGGGCGTCGAACTGATCCCCGAGTCCTCGACCGCCCGCGCCGCGGCCCTGGTCGGCGCGGAGGTCTACGACGCCGCGATCTCGGCGGCGCTGGCCGCCGAGGTGCACGGGCTGGTGGTCCTCGAGGACGGGATCGCCGACCACCGCGGCGCGGTGACCCGGTTCGTCGAGCTGGCCCGCGGGGACGTGCCGCCGCCACCGCCCACCGGGGCCGACACCACCACCATGGTGGCCTTCATCCGCGACAACCGGCCGGGTGCGCTGCTGGAGCTGCTCGAGCAGTTCGCGGTCCGCGACATCGACCTCTTCCGGCTGGAGTCGCGCCCGACGGGGCAGGGGATCGGCAAGTACTGCTTCACCATCGAGGCGGTGGGACACATCGCCGAACCCCGGCTGGCCGAGGCGCTGGTGGGCCTGAAACGGACCTGCGCCCAGGTGCGCTTCCTCGGCTCCTACCCGCGGGCCGACGGGGTCGTCCAGCCGGTCGCCGACGAGGCGGGCCCCACGGCATACCGGGAGGCCCAGGACTGGGTCACCCGGCTGCAGGGCCGCGCCTGA
- a CDS encoding low molecular weight phosphatase family protein, whose protein sequence is MEGQILTVCTGNICRSPLLERVLQGMVDERWGAGTVPVRSAGTMAMVGHPMDEQSAERLAGFGGSADGFVSRQLTRDLVAAADLVLTATREHRAAVVKTYPKALRYTFTVGDFADLAEHLPAEDLPDTDDSAQWVREVTGALAAQRGLRPPREAAAVDIVDPYMRSAATYQLMSDQVAALLPHLSRALTGR, encoded by the coding sequence ATGGAGGGACAGATCCTGACCGTGTGCACCGGCAACATCTGCCGCTCGCCGCTGCTCGAGCGCGTGCTGCAGGGGATGGTGGACGAGCGGTGGGGCGCCGGCACCGTGCCGGTGCGGAGCGCTGGGACGATGGCCATGGTCGGCCATCCGATGGACGAGCAGTCCGCGGAGCGCCTGGCCGGCTTCGGCGGCAGCGCCGACGGCTTCGTCTCCCGGCAACTCACCCGCGACCTGGTGGCCGCGGCCGATCTGGTGCTGACCGCGACCCGGGAGCACCGGGCCGCCGTCGTGAAGACCTATCCCAAGGCGTTGCGCTACACCTTCACCGTCGGCGACTTCGCCGACCTCGCCGAGCACCTGCCCGCGGAGGACCTGCCGGACACCGACGACAGTGCCCAGTGGGTCCGGGAGGTCACCGGGGCGCTGGCCGCGCAACGGGGGCTGCGTCCCCCGCGGGAGGCCGCCGCGGTCGACATCGTCGACCCCTACATGCGGTCCGCCGCCACCTACCAGCTGATGAGCGACCAGGTCGCCGCGTTGCTCCCGCACCTGTCGCGGGCGCTCACCGGGCGCTGA
- a CDS encoding amino acid ABC transporter ATP-binding protein: MGMQPLVRAVNVTKAFGHNEVLKGIDLSVESGQVVTLLGPSGSGKTTFLRCINQLETIDGGRIWVDGDLMGYREDGGKLYRLTDRQIAAQRRNIGMVFQRFNLFPHKTVLENICEAPVVVQGRKRRAVEQEALTLLERVGLQDKPRAYPNQLSGGQQQRVAIARALAMSPKLMLFDEPTSALDPELVGDVLAVMRDLALSGMTMVVVTHEMAFARDVSDHVVFMDGGVVVEEGPPKEVLVNPQHNRTRNFLQRVREEHADGVEEVPDHVRQPGEPVD, from the coding sequence ATGGGTATGCAGCCACTCGTCCGCGCGGTCAACGTCACCAAGGCGTTCGGCCACAACGAGGTGCTCAAGGGGATCGACCTGTCCGTGGAGTCCGGCCAGGTCGTCACCCTGCTGGGCCCCTCGGGTTCGGGCAAGACCACCTTCCTGCGCTGCATCAACCAGTTGGAGACCATCGACGGCGGCCGGATCTGGGTCGACGGCGACCTGATGGGCTACCGGGAGGACGGCGGCAAGCTCTACCGCCTGACCGACCGGCAGATCGCCGCGCAGCGGCGCAACATCGGCATGGTCTTCCAGCGGTTCAACCTGTTCCCGCACAAGACGGTGCTGGAGAACATCTGCGAGGCACCCGTCGTGGTCCAGGGGCGCAAGCGCCGGGCCGTGGAACAGGAGGCGCTGACCCTCCTGGAGCGGGTCGGTCTGCAGGACAAACCGCGGGCCTACCCCAACCAGCTCTCCGGCGGCCAGCAGCAGCGCGTGGCGATCGCCCGGGCGCTGGCGATGTCCCCCAAGCTAATGCTCTTCGACGAGCCGACGTCCGCGCTGGACCCCGAACTCGTCGGGGACGTCCTGGCCGTGATGCGCGACCTGGCGCTGAGCGGCATGACCATGGTCGTGGTCACCCACGAGATGGCCTTCGCCCGGGACGTGAGCGACCACGTGGTCTTCATGGACGGCGGGGTCGTCGTCGAGGAAGGGCCACCGAAGGAGGTCCTGGTCAACCCGCAGCACAACCGGACCCGCAACTTCCTGCAGCGGGTCCGCGAGGAGCACGCCGACGGGGTCGAGGAGGTGCCGGACCACGTCCGGCAGCCGGGCGAGCCCGTCGACTGA
- a CDS encoding GDSL-type esterase/lipase family protein, with protein sequence MTSGTDGAPVEFTPSANFQVGDGPRDIGLCFAGDGFVAGYGDPKALGWVSRVVGRTPLQEADLSAYNLGVRGDSSADVMHRWRTECPPRWKDRGERRLVVGVGSEDVAQEITTARSRLNLANILDEATTTGISTFVVGPTPQLDAQVNAKLAQLSDAQADVCARRGVPFVDCFAPLREHDQWQSDLAAGDTVHPGQAGYGLIAWLVLHAGWLRWLQLAA encoded by the coding sequence GTGACGTCCGGCACTGACGGCGCCCCCGTCGAGTTCACCCCCAGCGCCAACTTCCAGGTCGGCGACGGCCCACGCGACATCGGCCTGTGCTTCGCCGGCGACGGCTTCGTCGCCGGCTACGGCGACCCCAAGGCCCTGGGCTGGGTGAGCCGGGTGGTCGGCCGGACCCCGCTGCAGGAGGCCGACCTCAGCGCCTACAACCTGGGCGTGCGGGGCGACTCGAGCGCCGACGTGATGCACCGGTGGCGCACCGAGTGCCCGCCGCGCTGGAAGGACCGTGGGGAGCGGCGGCTCGTCGTGGGCGTCGGGTCCGAGGACGTGGCCCAGGAGATCACCACGGCCCGGTCCCGGCTCAACCTGGCCAACATCCTCGACGAGGCCACGACGACGGGGATCTCCACCTTCGTGGTGGGCCCGACCCCCCAGCTGGATGCCCAGGTCAACGCCAAGCTGGCCCAGTTGTCCGACGCGCAGGCCGACGTCTGCGCCCGCCGCGGCGTCCCCTTCGTGGACTGCTTCGCCCCGCTGCGCGAGCACGACCAGTGGCAGTCCGACCTCGCGGCCGGCGACACGGTCCACCCCGGGCAGGCCGGGTACGGGCTGATCGCCTGGCTGGTGCTGCACGCCGGCTGGCTGCGCTGGCTGCAGCTGGCCGCCTGA
- a CDS encoding TIGR03086 family metal-binding protein codes for MNDRHPDLDPAGVALLNALGAVHSEHLDLPTPCRDWPVSVLIAHLDELTKAFADSAAREFGPWTDNPPAEREFVLAQGWSTRLPRHVQELVLAWHAPGVWDGETRIGGVDQPAEQVGLAALTEVVLHGWDLSRAIGVPYEPDEATARAVLDYLESLGDAREGAYGPAVPLPDDLTPEADTLDRALALSGRSPDWS; via the coding sequence ATGAACGACCGGCATCCCGACCTCGATCCGGCGGGCGTCGCGCTGCTCAACGCGCTCGGCGCCGTGCACTCCGAGCACCTGGACCTGCCGACGCCGTGCCGGGACTGGCCGGTCAGTGTCCTGATCGCCCACCTGGACGAGTTGACCAAGGCGTTCGCCGACAGCGCGGCCCGGGAGTTCGGCCCCTGGACCGACAACCCGCCGGCCGAGCGCGAATTCGTGCTCGCACAGGGCTGGTCGACCCGGCTGCCCCGACACGTCCAGGAACTCGTCCTGGCCTGGCACGCCCCGGGGGTCTGGGACGGGGAGACCCGGATCGGCGGGGTCGACCAACCCGCCGAACAGGTCGGCCTGGCCGCGCTCACCGAGGTGGTGCTGCACGGGTGGGACCTGTCCCGGGCGATCGGGGTGCCGTACGAGCCCGACGAGGCGACCGCCCGGGCCGTCCTGGACTACCTGGAGTCGCTCGGCGACGCGCGGGAGGGTGCCTACGGTCCGGCGGTCCCGCTGCCGGACGACCTCACCCCGGAGGCGGACACGCTGGACCGGGCACTCGCGCTCAGCGGGCGGTCCCCCGACTGGTCCTGA
- the tsaE gene encoding tRNA (adenosine(37)-N6)-threonylcarbamoyltransferase complex ATPase subunit type 1 TsaE has protein sequence MTGQQLTRRLADAEETRRFGAALGRLLRAGDLVLLVGGLGAGKTTLTQGLAEGLGVRGPIISPTFVISRVHPSEVGGPALVHVDAYRLDGAAELDDLDLDDSVESSVTVVEWGQGLVEQLTEARLEVVLRHPEEVAEPPVAGRAVPDPGALPDYRVATLRTVGQRWSESEVVQALAEVTSAAP, from the coding sequence GTGACCGGGCAGCAGCTGACCCGGCGGCTGGCCGACGCGGAGGAGACCCGCCGGTTCGGTGCCGCCCTCGGCAGGCTGCTGCGGGCCGGCGACCTGGTGCTCCTGGTCGGTGGGCTAGGCGCCGGCAAGACGACCCTGACCCAGGGCCTCGCCGAGGGGCTCGGGGTGCGGGGACCGATCATCTCGCCGACCTTCGTCATCTCCCGGGTGCACCCCTCGGAGGTCGGCGGCCCGGCCCTGGTGCACGTGGACGCCTACCGCCTGGACGGGGCGGCCGAGCTGGACGACCTGGACCTGGACGACTCCGTCGAGTCCTCGGTCACGGTCGTGGAGTGGGGGCAGGGCCTGGTCGAGCAGCTGACCGAGGCCCGGCTGGAGGTCGTGCTCCGGCACCCCGAGGAGGTGGCGGAGCCGCCGGTGGCGGGACGTGCCGTGCCGGACCCCGGCGCGCTGCCGGACTATCGGGTCGCCACCCTGCGGACCGTGGGGCAGCGCTGGTCGGAGAGCGAGGTCGTGCAGGCCCTGGCCGAGGTGACCTCGGCCGCCCCGTAG
- a CDS encoding sugar transferase yields the protein MPDFGTRAQASGRRPVGLRRYLTRYLYAVRALDLAMVLIAIVAVQFVGLGEVNLFPTSESSPDQLRTIILGLGLAVGWMLLLQWHNTYDARVIGHGIQEYRNVVTASIWLLAAFSVAAFAYQVNGAHRYVLYAFPLATLLLLAGRWTARKWLVTQRAAGRMSDRVLLVGDYDHVQGLSTALARTPGAGYKVLGVCTDDPAVKFDEKTQVLGREADVLVQALAHRVDVIAVSSSAGLGTKGLRRLGWALEGTTIELVVAPGIMDVAGPRVVTRPIDGLPLIHVEAPRFTGPRAIVKSVLDRVGAAFGLLLLAPVFLVVALLVRMDDPGPVFFRQERVGRNGTPFQMIKFRSMAVDAEARLAELQAQNEGAGPLFKIREDPRVTRVGKYLRKYSVDELPQLVNVLLGQMSLVGPRPPLPKEVELYEQDTRRRLLVNPGMTGLWQISGRTELAWEEAVRLDLYYVENWTPLLDLMIIWRTFRVVLDSRKSGAY from the coding sequence ATGCCCGACTTCGGCACCCGGGCCCAGGCCTCCGGTCGTCGGCCGGTGGGCCTGCGCCGGTACCTCACCCGCTACCTGTATGCCGTCCGCGCGCTCGATCTCGCGATGGTGCTTATCGCGATCGTCGCGGTCCAGTTCGTCGGACTGGGCGAGGTCAACCTGTTCCCGACCTCGGAGTCCTCACCGGACCAGCTGCGCACGATCATCCTCGGTCTGGGCCTGGCCGTGGGCTGGATGCTCCTGCTGCAGTGGCACAACACCTACGACGCCCGGGTGATCGGGCACGGCATCCAGGAGTACCGCAACGTGGTCACGGCCAGCATCTGGCTGCTCGCCGCGTTCTCCGTCGCCGCCTTCGCCTACCAGGTCAACGGTGCGCACCGCTACGTGCTGTACGCCTTCCCGCTGGCCACCCTGCTGCTGCTGGCCGGCCGCTGGACGGCGCGCAAGTGGCTGGTGACCCAGCGCGCGGCCGGCCGGATGTCGGACCGGGTGCTCCTGGTCGGTGACTACGATCACGTCCAGGGCCTGTCCACCGCGCTGGCGCGCACCCCGGGCGCTGGCTACAAGGTGCTCGGCGTCTGCACCGACGACCCGGCGGTCAAGTTCGACGAGAAGACGCAGGTGCTCGGCCGGGAGGCCGACGTGTTGGTCCAGGCGCTCGCGCACCGGGTCGACGTCATCGCCGTTTCCAGCTCGGCCGGTCTGGGCACCAAGGGGCTGCGCCGGCTCGGGTGGGCGTTGGAGGGCACCACCATCGAGCTCGTGGTCGCTCCCGGCATCATGGACGTCGCGGGCCCGCGCGTGGTCACCCGCCCGATCGACGGGCTGCCGCTGATCCACGTCGAGGCGCCGCGCTTCACCGGTCCCCGCGCCATCGTCAAGTCGGTCCTGGACCGGGTCGGTGCCGCATTCGGGCTGCTGCTGCTGGCCCCGGTGTTCCTCGTCGTCGCGCTGCTGGTGCGGATGGACGACCCGGGGCCCGTGTTCTTCCGGCAGGAGCGGGTGGGCCGCAACGGCACCCCGTTCCAGATGATCAAGTTCCGCAGCATGGCCGTGGACGCCGAGGCGCGGTTGGCCGAGCTGCAGGCCCAGAACGAGGGCGCCGGACCGCTGTTCAAGATCCGGGAGGACCCGCGGGTCACCCGGGTCGGCAAGTACCTGCGCAAGTACAGCGTGGACGAGCTGCCCCAGCTGGTGAACGTCCTGCTCGGGCAGATGAGCCTGGTCGGCCCCCGGCCGCCGCTGCCCAAGGAGGTCGAGCTGTACGAGCAGGACACCCGTCGCCGACTGCTGGTGAACCCGGGCATGACCGGCCTCTGGCAGATCAGTGGCCGCACCGAACTGGCCTGGGAAGAGGCTGTCCGTCTCGACCTGTACTACGTGGAGAACTGGACGCCGCTGCTCGACCTGATGATCATCTGGCGCACCTTCCGGGTGGTCCTGGACAGCCGGAAGAGCGGCGCGTACTGA
- the alr gene encoding alanine racemase produces the protein MNATPPTPEPQQTGEHPVVLRHPAEVRIDLDAIAANVGELRRRAGAADLMAVVKADAYGHGLVPSARAALAGGAGWLGVAQLQEALALRAAGITAPVLSWLHAPGMDFAPALTAGIDLAASAPWTLDAVLEAARATGETARVHLKVDTGLGRNGAFLADAGARHTDWQILVDHARRLEAEGAVRVVGIFTHFAYADAPGHPTVRHQQEAFADAVAIAERAGLTPEVRHMSNSAATLTTPESAWDLVRPGLSVYGLSPAPEIGTPEQLGLVPAMTAVARAAVVKRVPGGQGVSYGHTYTTPGPTTLVDIPLGYADGVPRHASNRASVLVEGERRRIAGRVCMDQFVVDVGDLPVRAGDEVVLFGPGTAGEPTAQDWAESVGTINYEIVTRFGPRVPRVYVGSAAASAAVQSGAEG, from the coding sequence ATGAATGCCACGCCGCCGACACCAGAGCCGCAGCAGACCGGAGAGCACCCGGTCGTCCTGCGGCACCCCGCCGAGGTCCGGATCGACCTCGACGCCATCGCCGCCAATGTGGGAGAGCTCCGCCGCCGGGCCGGCGCCGCCGACCTGATGGCCGTGGTCAAGGCCGACGCCTACGGCCACGGCCTGGTGCCGAGCGCCCGCGCCGCGCTCGCCGGCGGTGCCGGCTGGCTCGGCGTGGCCCAGCTGCAGGAGGCCCTGGCGCTGCGCGCCGCGGGGATCACCGCACCGGTGCTGTCCTGGTTGCACGCGCCGGGGATGGACTTCGCCCCGGCGCTCACCGCGGGCATCGACCTCGCGGCGTCCGCGCCGTGGACGCTGGATGCCGTGCTGGAGGCGGCCCGCGCTACCGGGGAGACCGCCCGGGTGCACCTGAAGGTGGACACCGGGTTGGGCCGCAACGGTGCCTTCCTCGCGGACGCCGGCGCACGGCATACCGACTGGCAGATCCTGGTCGACCACGCCCGGCGGCTGGAGGCCGAGGGCGCGGTCCGGGTGGTCGGGATCTTCACCCACTTCGCCTACGCCGACGCGCCCGGCCACCCGACGGTGCGGCACCAGCAGGAAGCCTTCGCCGATGCGGTGGCGATCGCCGAGCGGGCCGGCCTGACTCCCGAGGTGCGGCACATGTCCAACTCGGCCGCGACGCTGACCACCCCCGAGTCCGCGTGGGACCTGGTGCGTCCCGGCCTGTCCGTCTACGGCCTGTCGCCGGCCCCCGAGATCGGCACCCCCGAGCAGCTCGGCCTCGTCCCGGCGATGACCGCGGTGGCCCGCGCGGCGGTGGTCAAGCGGGTGCCCGGCGGGCAAGGGGTCTCCTACGGGCACACCTACACGACCCCGGGTCCGACCACGCTGGTGGACATCCCGCTCGGCTATGCCGACGGGGTGCCCCGGCACGCCTCGAACCGGGCGTCCGTGCTGGTGGAGGGGGAACGGCGGCGGATCGCCGGGCGGGTGTGCATGGACCAGTTCGTCGTGGACGTGGGGGACCTGCCGGTGCGGGCGGGGGACGAGGTGGTGCTGTTCGGCCCCGGCACGGCGGGCGAGCCGACGGCGCAGGATTGGGCAGAATCCGTCGGGACGATCAATTATGAGATCGTCACCCGGTTCGGGCCCCGGGTGCCCCGGGTGTATGTCGGAAGCGCGGCCGCGTCGGCGGCCGTCCAGAGCGGTGCGGAAGGGTGA